The region TGTATGTGTGCTTATCCGAGCTTGACACCTCAATTAGCACGAACAAATCATCAACCATAACGTTGCAAACCCACTGCCCTGCATTGCTCGACCTCATCTTCTTCGGTCTGTCCTGCAAAGCGAAAAAAAGTTCAGAAAATTATCTGAAAGAAAGTTCAGAAAAGTGCAGTGGTgcctagggatggcaatgggtaaatacccatcgggtattgctattccatacccatacccactAGTAAAATTTCGTACTATTAAAATACTCATACCCGCCACGGGTAAGAAAATTTTCCCATAGCCATACCCGCTTGGGTAAATGTTACCCATCGGGTTACCTATATACCcacaaaagttcaaaacaatctaaatttcatattttccatatagtaTATGTATAGACGCTAGATACTTAGGGCGtcacacattcatatagtgtgatggaaaatatatgaatggtttaaatacctatgattttggttaattagactaggctaatatgatattaggccatgacatgcatttaaacttgcgAGTActtattacccatgggtaaacgggtatgaGGATCATAAGAACGTTTTCATACCCGTGTACTCATCGGGTGAAAGTATTTGTCCAATTACTTATCCACgggtaatatatttagctcatGCCCGTATcctaatagagtaaatacccatcgggtctcgGGTCGTGggtccccgttgccatctctagtGGTGCCAAAAGGTAAGAAAAGTGCAGTCTAACTGTCTAACCTTTTctgaatataactttttttcacAGGttaaatgtataaaaaattaacacatAGATATATCCGCTTTCAATTATTATTGAAGTTTACATTAGGCCActtgtacaaatatataaaaattcaattcTCGTGCTATGTTAGAGGTAGTATCAATAATTTATCTCAAAAACTGATAGTAGAATCCGAGATTATTGTTTTTAGCCAAACACCCATTCAAACTAATTCTGATTCTGTCATAAATCTAATTCATGGAAAATCAATCAGAATCTGAATCTGCCAAACGAGGCCGCAGACCTGTTTCTTCGTGAGGAAAccatttctaagttttttttctctttttctttattaattacGTTGCgattttatcattttgtttacgtgacaaactatatttaatggttATAGAAACtaccaaatatataataattggGACTGTCAAGGCTGATGTGATTTTTAAAGCTATTTATCGTTAACATCTCCATCTAGGGAAGCCGTGACATGCGGATGGATAGGCGGTGATCCGGGATGACGGGGAGTATCGAGCGATAGATTCGAATGCAGCCGAAATGTAATGTAAGCAAACTAACTGTTCCCAATCGGCCCACCAATCCAGTGGCGGCGACTTCCCCAATCAGCCCACCaatccggtggcggcggctttcTTCTTCCGATCTCCCCTTTCATTATTTCCCTTTCTCGGCGAGAATTCGCAATAACCCACCATCAACGGCACAGGTAACCTACCAATTTCACCTTCTCCTTCCATCCTCCCTGTAACGAGAGATCAATCCTCTCCCCACCAGGGTGACCGAGTTCTTCTTCGGCTTTTCTGTTTCCTAATCTGGTTGCGGCGAATTTTGATCTCGTTGGGTGTGGTGCTAGAGTTGGTAGATAGGTAGGAGGGGGCGCGGCAAGGATGAAGCTGCTGCCGAGGGAGGCGGAGAAGCTGGCTCTGCACAATGTCGGGTTCTTGGCGCAGAAGCGCCTCGCACGGGGGCTCCGCCTCAACTACACGGAGGCCGTCGCGCTCATCGCCACTCAGGTATGTGATGTGACGCTGCTCTCGTCCCCATGCGACTGCGCTTGTGTTCCTAAAGCTTGCCCGAGACAGGAGGATGAAGACTGGAGAGTACCGTGTGTATGCCTATTCTGATGGCAAGAGAGACATATTGGCGCTCTGCAGAATTTGTTCTTAACGCGTTGCTTCTCTGTGTCATCTATGTACTCTGATGGAATTAGCAGATGATTTATAGTTCCCCCGAAagcaataaaaagaaaattttcctttttgcaaTATATGTGTCTTACTTTTACAAGGCTATTGCTCTGGTTTACGACCTTTCTGTTGCTATTTCTGTTTTGAGGAAAATGCTAACTCCTTTTTGTCCCCAGTGATAAGTATTACATCTATTGATTTTTGTAGGGCATATTTAACTTGAAGATAGTGTTTCATATTAAACTTTAACCATTGATTTCTATAAGATGTATTCTTAGCACTTACAAAACTAACATGccatatcataaaattaaaaatacatgtacCTTGACTAATTATTAGCCTAGATCTAAAAAAGTTTGACcatctgaaatttattaaaaaaacatcaacgGAAGGTGCATTGTTATTTTTCTGGGCGTGAAGAACACTTTGTACATTATGTTTATTACCAATTTCAAATACAATGATAGAATTAAGCATTCTCTGCTTCTGGACACAGATTCTTGAGTTTGTTCGTGATGGAGACAAAACTGTAACAGACTTGATGGACTTAGGAAAACATCTTCTGGGAAGGTTTGTTTCTATACTGAGTTAATAACTAACTGATCTTTGACCTCCcaataaaaagaaatcagTTTCCTGCACCATGCTTATCCCACAAGCAATACAGTTTTGGAGTTGTCTAGCTCAGATGAGAAAAAGGCTATGCTGGAAAGCTGGATTCAGCGATTTGAACTTTTATCACAatcatttgaaaaaatattttaatggcTGTAATAATTGAACTATGGCTGACTTAGCAATGATACACTAGTTTATTATGAACACAACATAATGACAACAAGCTGTTTAATCAATTATCATTAAAGAATAGGCAGAACTAGaagaattcttttttttttttgcaatgaaaGGCACATGCTATATGAAACTTTGGGACTGCCTGCTAAGTTCCAGTTTTAATCTGAGCTTGCTTGCATTTTTCTtgtaacatgaaaaaaaataggatcCTCATTGGTTTGTTAACTTATTCACTTCCAGTAAAATTTAATTGGATGTCTCCCTTTGAAATTACGACAAGTAAAAGAATGAGGCATTGATTTAGTTCTACTTTTCATTGTCTATCAGGAGGCAGGTTCTTCCAGCTGTTCCACACCTTTTAGAAACTGTACAGGTTGTTTCTTTGCTCACACAGTCACACTATAATATGCTCACTTTCATCCATTCCTATACCTCATACTACATTTTTTCTAGGTTGAAGGAACATTTATGGATggaacaaaactaattactgTACATGATCCTATTTCTTCTGATGATGGAAATTTGGAGCTAGCACTGCTTGGTTCTTTTCTCCCAGGTTGTCAATTCTGATGAACATACTTGTTTCACTTACAAAAGGCTTTGTTTCTCATACTTTCAAAATAACGAATTTATGAAATTGTGATCTTCCTGTTCAACAAACTCTTCTGAAGTAGCCAAGAAAAGTTAGTAATAAGTTAAAATGATAACATCATTTGCAGTACCTTCACTTGAAAAGTTCTCTTGTGTTGTTGTGGACGACTTTCCTGGTGAAGTACATTTTAGCTCTGGTCGGATAGTTCTCAACCTTCACCGCAGGGCTTTAACTCTGAAGGTTGTTAACAAAGCAGACAGACCTATTCAGGTGAGTGTCTGTGGATGTTTTTTTGGTCATAGTTCAAATCTATAAAATTCTTCCTTTTTATGTTGACTTCATCAAAAAGGAACTATTTTTATAGGataatatttgtttaattGAATTTTCAAAGATGGAGCTTACCGCAACTGATTCCCAATTGTGCCCGTGTTGCAATTTCGtgggttttgtttatttaacaaaATCTCTAATGAGTATTAGCACTTCATGCACCATATTGCCATGAACTAGCAGACTGTAAGCTTTGTAATATGTTATTACTTGACCGTTGTATGGAAATTCCTACATATTCAGTGCTTAAAGTAGCAAATAACTGTTGCACTATGTAAGTTGAAGTAGGACTGCTCAACCCTCAGGCTTGGCCTGGAAAATTCCACCTAATTGCACAACAAACCGAAGTCTCTGATTTTCTCTTCCCAaagtaaaaaacatataccCTGTTTGGCACAGCTCTGGCTCTTTAGATCCAGGTCTATGTTAGATTTGGAGTTTGTAAGTTAAATTAAAgtggtttaaatttttatattagactcaaaattatttatccTTATGTTATTTATGTAATCATGGATCCAGATCCATGGATTTCTGGAGCTAGGAATACTCAGCTCTAAGAAGCTCAGATCCTGACCTCCTAAACTTACACTCCCATCAAGTTCTCATTACCATAGAGACTCTAGGAAATGAAATGCAGATTATAAAGTGCATGAATGTAGATAGTGGTAGATACAGGAAACAGTGTGTGACAATGTTGTTCCAAGGTATCGGAGACTAGTGATCTCCACTAGTTGTTGGAGCAATCCACATGAGTATACAACTAAACACCTGGACATTGAAGCTAAACAATATTCTTTATCTTTTGCAATCATTTCGCCATCACATATAGCTTTGTGGTTCATGCTTTGCACATGTGCCATGAGAACTAATTTCTTATATACTCAATAATGCTATTAACTCAGATGATCAATTTATCATTAATCATCTCAACCAAGAAATCATAATTTGACTTATTTTcccaattaaaataattttgttatattttgaagTTGGATTCTTGATGCTTCCAGTTGAAATCCTACGCCTGAGCCAGGTCTAGATCAAACATTAGGTGGGGCATAAGTGATCTAGTCAGGTAGTTAGCTGAATGCCAAAAATGCAATTTTCAGTTGCTGCATCGTTTGCTAACATCACCATCAAGGGAGCAAGCTGTCTGCTCTTATTTTAATTATCTAATGTATTCGATCTCCTTCCTTGGGAATGAAGAGTCTTTGCCAGTTTGGAGACTAAAGTTGCATTTTTTGCTCCCTTTCATGGTGAATTTTCTGCTGCTATGATTCAAATTCCCTTTGGATGTGATTTGGATACTAAAAAGTGGTGTTTAGCTAAACAATTCACATAGCTTTTTTTGGCAGATAAGTACCATATTTGTGTTAGTTCATTTACAACTCACTCCTTCCACAAATGATCTACATATTAGCTTTCTTTGCATTTCTAGaagatatatgtataacatgtGCCTCTTCGGTTGGTTTTGTTGTTGTAATGAATGGATATCCCCCGTCctgaacatgcatgcatacaaacTTGATGCATggtgtttgttttgttcttgtATGTACGCAACTTCACCTTAAAATTAGAGATGTGAGGCATGATTCAATGCGACACAATGCATGCAAATTCAGCCCTGGTTTTCGTGCAAATCCAAATATGTTGATCATTTGTGGAAGTAGTAGTATGTTGCTATTATAACTGATGACAGAACTTCCATTTTATGTTTAATCTGCAGATTGGGAGCCATTACCACTTCATAGAGGCCAATCCCTACCTGGTTTTTGATAGACAAAGAGCTTATGGCATGAGACTGAATATACCAGCTGGCACAGCTGTCCGTTTTGAGGTGCTTTCATTTGAATAATCTGATATTTCTTTCATGAAAAGTCCTTGGATCCCTAATTAGTctcataaatattttgcacATCCTTCTCCATGATCCACAAGAATATGATATCTTTCTCAGCCAGGGGATGCAAAGACGGTTACACTTGTAAGCATTGGTGGTAGTAAAGTGATCAGGGGAGGAAATGGAATTGCTGATGGTGTTGTCAACAAATCTCAGATTAATGAGATAATGGAAAAAATTACTGCAAATGGTTTTGGTCATGAAGATTATCCAGACTCAAGGTTGCTTTCTTTTGACTTTGTTGATGccaataaataaagtttaacATGCCATATTTTTTCCAGTCTAGTTATTTACATTTCCAAGTTCTGTTCCAGTGTAGGTATTATTGGTGATGGTACACATGACTACAGTGTTGATCATGAGAAATATGCGAGCATGTATGGACCTACAACTGGTGACAAGATTAGGCTTGGTGACACTGATCTTTTTGCGGAGATTGAAAATGACTTTGCCATCTATGGTGATGAGTGCATATTTGGAGGTGGAAAGGTTCTACGTGACGGAATGGGGCAGTCAGCAGGGTATCCAGCCTCACATTGCCTGGATATAGTTGTAACAAATGCTGTTGTGATTGACTATACAGGAATATACAAAGCTGACATTGGTATACAAGGTGGACTTATTGTTGCTATTGGGAAGGCTGGAAACCCTGATGTCATGGATGGTGTTAATGAGGATATGATTGTGGGGGTAGCtactttttctttcatttgttTCTCATGATTTACAGGACAAATTTATACCTGCAGCAATTGCAGGTTAATACTGAAGTTATTGCTGCTGAAGGCATGATTGTTACTGCTGGTGGAATTGATTGCCATGTTCACTTCATATGCCCTCAGTTGGCTGAAGAGGCTATTGCAAGTGGTTAGGCTCCTTACTCACATCAGATTAGGTTcaaataattacatatgttTTGATTATCTTGATAATTTCACTGCATACCTAAAGAGGGTGCTGACATTGTTGCCAACCATTTTACACAGATCTTTCATTCTGgataatcaattaattgttGAAAAATTCTTAAATACATATAGTCACCTTTGTTCGATCTGTTTCCAAATGAATGTTTGCAAGGacatctttctttttcaatttCATTCTGAAGTTTGATGAATCCAGATGTTTTGTGGAAAGGATAGTGCAATCCCCCAGATTTCACAATCTCTTATCAAAGCACTCCTTGTTGTCTTCTTTCCGTGAGAAAGTACCTCTTGTTTGTGtgaaattgttttagaaaagGGAGCAAAATTTATGCACTAGTGTTGTACCTAGGGGTTGTTTGAACCTTGTTCTAAAAAACCTAGGgttttattgatttattttattttatttttgcaaaaggtGGGATCTTGTTAAATTAACtccttttcatatattttacataCTCTAAAAAATGGATCCTGTTTCTTGTGTACCATTTAATTTGGATTAATTGGTGATTGTTGAAGTATTTTGCTGTTCCCTCACTTATTTATAGGCATCACAACATTGGTGGGAGGTGGAACTGGACCAGCACATGGAACTTGTGCCACAACTTGCACCCCTGCACCATCTCACATGAAACTAATGCTGCAGTCCACCGATGAATTACCAATCAATATGGGATTCACAGGCAAGGTATAATGTACAGAGTATATCTTGACTCATTATCATCAATTACTGGAGAGTTCAATATTTCTGTCCTAAAATCATCTGCAGGTTTAGACCAGGTATATTCGTTGTGAAATGTTAAATGTGTAAACAATATCATGACTGGTGCACAGGCTAAGAACACATGCTTTTGGCACCTCCTACAAGTTATCTTGTGATATATAGTAGAAAACAATGATATCTTTTATCCAATTATCGTGTAATtgagaagataaaaaatatggttttgAAGAGGCTGGCAGTCTGAATCTTGTACAACTTCCAATTTCATAGTATACCCTGATATTGGCCTTATACTGGAAagcaattctttttttttaatcatgtgAAACTGTGCAGGGAAATACTGCAAAACCTGATGGATTGGCTGAAATCATTGAGGCAGGAGCAATGGGCTTGAAGTTGCATGAAGATTGGGGAAGCACT is a window of Oryza brachyantha chromosome 8, ObraRS2, whole genome shotgun sequence DNA encoding:
- the LOC102699704 gene encoding urease isoform X1, encoding MKLLPREAEKLALHNVGFLAQKRLARGLRLNYTEAVALIATQILEFVRDGDKTVTDLMDLGKHLLGRRQVLPAVPHLLETVQVEGTFMDGTKLITVHDPISSDDGNLELALLGSFLPVPSLEKFSCVVVDDFPGEVHFSSGRIVLNLHRRALTLKVVNKADRPIQIGSHYHFIEANPYLVFDRQRAYGMRLNIPAGTAVRFEPGDAKTVTLVSIGGSKVIRGGNGIADGVVNKSQINEIMEKITANGFGHEDYPDSSVGIIGDGTHDYSVDHEKYASMYGPTTGDKIRLGDTDLFAEIENDFAIYGDECIFGGGKVLRDGMGQSAGYPASHCLDIVVTNAVVIDYTGIYKADIGIQGGLIVAIGKAGNPDVMDGVNEDMIVGVNTEVIAAEGMIVTAGGIDCHVHFICPQLAEEAIASGITTLVGGGTGPAHGTCATTCTPAPSHMKLMLQSTDELPINMGFTGKGNTAKPDGLAEIIEAGAMGLKLHEDWGSTPSAIDNCLSVAEAFDIQVNIHTDTLNESGCVEHTIAAFKDRTIHTYHSEGAGGGHAPDIIKVCGVKNVLPSSTNPTRPFTSNTVDEHLDMLMVCHHLDRNIPEDVAFAESRIRAETIGAEDILHDMGAISIISSDSQAMGRIGEVITRTWQTANKMKRQRGRLPVSSSSDVEEDNDNFRIRRYIAKYTINPAIVNGFSEFVGSVEVGKLADLVIWKPSFFGAKPEMVIKGGAIAWANMGDPNASIPTPEPVMMRPMFGAFGKAGSSNSIAFVSKAAKEGGVAVQYKLGKRVEAVGGVRGLTKLNMKLNDALPKIDVDPETYTVTADGEVLRCQPAPTIPLSRNYFLF
- the LOC102699704 gene encoding urease isoform X2; translated protein: MKLLPREAEKLALHNVGFLAQKRLARGLRLNYTEAVALIATQILEFVRDGDKTVTDLMDLGKHLLGRRQVLPAVPHLLETVQVEGTFMDGTKLITVHDPISSDDGNLELALLGSFLPVPSLEKFSCVVVDDFPGEVHFSSGRIVLNLHRRALTLKVVNKADRPIQIGSHYHFIEANPYLVFDRQRAYGMRLNIPAGTAVRFEPGDAKTVTLVSIGGSKVIRGGNGIADGVVNKSQINEIMEKITANGFGHEDYPDSSVGIIGDGTHDYSVDHEKYASMYGPTTGDKIRLGDTDLFAEIENDFAIYGDECIFGGGKVLRDGMGQSAGYPASHCLDIVVTNAVVIDYTGIYKADIGIQGGLIVAIGKAGNPDVMDGVNEDMIVGVNTEVIAAEGMIVTAGGIDCHVHFICPQLAEEAIASGITTLVGGGTGPAHGTCATTCTPAPSHMKLMLQSTDELPINMGFTGKGNTAKPDGLAEIIEAGAMGLKLHEDWGSTPSAIDNCLSVAEAFDIQVNIHTDTLNESGCVEHTIAAFKDRTIHTYHSEGAGGGHAPDIIKVCGVKNVLPSSTNPTRPFTSNTVDEHLDMLMVCHHLDRNIPEDVAFAESRIRAETIGAEDILHDMGAISIISSDSQAMGRIGEVITRTWQTANKMKRQRGRLPVSSSSDVEEDNDNFRIRRYIVGKLADLVIWKPSFFGAKPEMVIKGGAIAWANMGDPNASIPTPEPVMMRPMFGAFGKAGSSNSIAFVSKAAKEGGVAVQYKLGKRVEAVGGVRGLTKLNMKLNDALPKIDVDPETYTVTADGEVLRCQPAPTIPLSRNYFLF